A stretch of Dasypus novemcinctus isolate mDasNov1 chromosome 14, mDasNov1.1.hap2, whole genome shotgun sequence DNA encodes these proteins:
- the FAM83H gene encoding protein FAM83H isoform X1, protein MSGKRGRSRKPRARRAGRAKREAGQQGPEAQAPPPTAGGPGEQVGVGPARHVTGTQPAPQGHPGAARPEQPQAATRPVPAAASGSELALVPAADMEGYGEGSPTPGLGPELLRLQEVQLCLAQEQLLLEDRRRQVQLQMQLWQEEQLWREQLWQEEQLWLKQLQEEQAWVRVEGLELAVALEQLRSEGLEGLQAHGQVPSPNMARRSQSSSQGDNPLAPGYLPPHYKEYYRLAVDALAEGGPEAYSRFLASEGAPAFLCPEELEHVSRHLQPPQHAAREHPDGSPPDVDMDGSSGTYWPVNSDQAVPELDLGWPLIYGFPGTEVTTLVQPPPPDSPSIKEEARRMIRSAQQVVAVVMDMFTDVDLLGELLEVAARRVPVYVLLDEMNAQHFLDMAEKCRVNLHLVDFLRVRTVAGPTYYCRTGKSFKGHVKEKFLLVDCVAVMSGSYSFMWSFEKIHRSLAHVFQGELVSSFDEEFRILFAQSEPLVPAAGALARTDTYALAPYGGAGPLVGMGGPGLGAPTPFSFAKRAHLLFQPPREEGLGFPSFLDPDRHFLSAFRREEQPRVPGGALEPHGGLRPLSRRLDVEAGPGGEPGGPRGLFQARHLELDALKRHCYTAADGAGAVENFAAARQVSRQTFLSHGDDLRFQTSHFQRDQVYQQHYQWDPQLAPARPQGLFEKLRAGRPGFGPPEDAALGGGPRFPELGADAHLRLDYVPSSASREVRHGSDPAFGPGPLGLEPGGPQRPNLGLRFPCQAAARAGLEAAPEAEPEPRAGPEGRAGLRHWRLTSYLSGYHGEDGGHEGLPAPMEAEAYEDDVLGPGARAAAGELLPLSFRSPAAFPAKGPGPGSGGDGSEREGPEEAGLAKPDPLRPRPNPLVQRSSRLRSSLIFSAAQAEGAGGAGAGAAEKVQLLHKEQTVSETLGPGGQAVRSASTKVAELLEKYKGPARDPAGAEGAVTSHRRAVVAQAWREEAAAPGGAGGERRSLESCLLDLRESFAQRLHQEAQQQPGGATLTATHLLDTLGRGGADRLPSRFLAAQGGAASPPGRGSPPPEAPQPEPKGSPGPAHAERRGSPTAGLPGRRGSPSPGLPEQKGSPSPAHPERRGSPGPPVPERKGSLTLVFPGESPKTGPAEEAAGGPMEVLRKGSLRLRQLLSPRGERRPEDEGGCPVPQENGQPESPRRPSLGRGDSTEAAAGEEWGSRARVASATANALYSSNLRDDTKAILEQISGHGQKHRGVPAAAHASPELGRPPAAGGLTPDMSEKDKCSAIFRSDGLGMQGRLSRTLPASTEERDCLLRRMESMRKEKRVYSRFEVFCNKGEGSGPGAGEGAAEDTRDSKVGKFMPKILGTLRGKK, encoded by the exons ATGTCTGGGAAACGCGGTCGGTCTCGCAAGCCCCGGGCCAGGAGGGCGGGCAGGGCCAAGCGGGAAGCCGGGCAGCAGGGCCCGGAGGCGCAGGCCCCCCCTCCCACCGCGGGGGGCcctggggagcaggtgggggTGGGCCCTGCCAGGCACGTGACTGGCACTCAGCCAGCTCCCCAGGGACACCCAGGGGCAGCCAGGCCAGAGCAGCCACAGGCAGCCACGAGGCCAGTGCCGGCTGCTGCTTCGGGGTCCGAGCTAGCGCTAGTCCCCGCTGCGGACATGGAGGGCTACGGGGAGGGGTCCCCCACACCGGGCCTGGGCCCCGAACTGCTCAGGCTCCAGGAGGTCCAGCTGTGCCTGGCTCAGGAGCAGCTGCTGCTGGAGGACCGCCGGCGGCAGGTCCAGCTGCAGATGCAGCTGTGGCAGGAGGAGCAGCTGTGGCGGGAGCAGCTGTGGCAGGAGGAGCAGCTGTGGCTGAAGCAGCTACAGGAGGAGCAGGCCTGGGTGCGCGTGGAGGGGCTGGAGCTGGCCGTGGCCCTGGAGCAGCTTCGCAGCGAGGGCCTCGAGGGGCTGCAGGCCCATGGCCAG gtcCCCAGCCCCAACATGGCCCGTCGCTCCCAGAGCTCCTCACAGGGGGACAACCCGCTGGCCCCCGGGTACCTGCCACCTCATTACAAAGAGTACTACcgcctggcagtggacgcgctggcCGAGGGCGGGCCAGAGGCCTACAGCCGCTTCCTGGCGTCCGAGGGGGCCCCCGCCTTCCTGTGCCCCGAGGAGCTGGAGCACGTGAGCCGCCACCTGCAGCCCCCGCAGCACGCTGCCCGGGAGCACCCCGACGGCAGCCCCCCTGACGTGGACATGGACGGCTCCTCTGGCACCTACTGGCCCGTGAACTCCGACCAGGCCGTGCCCGAGCTCGACCTGGGCTGGCCCCTGATCTACGGCTTCCCGGGCACCGAGGTCACCACGCTGGTGCAGCCGCCGCCCCCCGACAGCCCCAGCATCAAGGAGGAGGCTCGCAGGATGATCCGCTCCGCCCAGCAG GTGGTGGCCGTGGTGATGGACATGTTCACCGACGTGGACCTGCTCGGCGAGCTGCTCGAGGTGGCCGCGCGCCGCGTTCCCGTCTACGTCCTGCTGGACGAGATGAACGCGCAGCACTTCCTGGACATGGCGGAGAAGTGCCGCGTCAACCTGCACCTGGTGGAT TTCCTGCGCGTGCGCACAGTGGCCGGCCCCACCTACTACTGCCGCACGGGGAAGTCCTTCAAGGGCCACGTGAAGGAGAAGTTCCTGCTGGTGGACTGCGTGGCCGTGATGAGCGGGAGCTACAG CTTCATGTGGTCCTTCGAGAAGATCCACCGCAGCCTGGCCCACGTGTTCCAGGGCGAGCTGGTCTCCAGTTTCGACGAGGAGTTCCGCATCCTCTTTGCCCAGTCGGAGCCGCTGGTGCCCGCGGCCGGGGCGCTGGCCCGCACGGACACCTACGCCCTGGCTCCCTACGGGGGTGCGGGGCCCCTCGTGGGCATGGGCGGCCCGGGGCTCGGGGCGCCCACCCCCTTCTCCTTCGCCAAGCGAGCGCACCTCCTGTTCCAGCCGCCCCGCGAAGAGGGCTTGGGCTTCCCGTCGTTCCTCGACCCCGACCGCCACTTCCTGTCGGCCTTCCGCCGGGAGGAGCAGCCGCGCGTGCCCGGGGGCGCCCTGGAGCCGCACGGGGGGCTGCGGCCGCTGTCCCGGCGGCTGGACGTcgaggcggggccgggcggggagcCGGGGGGCCCGCGCGGCCTCTTCCAGGCGCGGCACCTGGAGCTGGACGCCTTGAAGCGGCACTGCTACACCGCGGCCGACGGCGCGGGTGCCGTGGAGAACTTCGCGGCCGCGCGGCAGGTGTCGCGCCAGACCTTCCTCAGCCACGGCGACGACCTGCGCTTCCAGACCAGCCACTTCCAGCGCGACCAGGTCTACCAGCAGCACTACCAGTGGGACCCGCAGCTCGCGCCCGCGCGCCCGCAGGGCCTGTTCGAGAAGCTGCGCGCGGGCCGCCCCGGCTTCGGCCCACCCGAGGACGCAGCGCTGGGCGGCGGGCCGCGCTTCCCCGAGCTGGGCGCCGACGCGCACCTGCGGCTGGACTACGTCCCTTCCAGCGCGTCCCGCGAGGTGCGCCACGGCTCGGACCCCGCCTTCGGGCCCGGCCCCCTCGGCCTGGAGCCCGGCGGCCCGCAGCGCCCCAACCTGGGCCTGCGCTTCCCGTGCCAGGCGGCAGCGCGGGCCGGCCTGGAGGCGGCGCCGGAGGCCGAGCCCGAGCCCAGGGCCGGGCCCGAGGGGCGGGCCGGGCTGCGGCACTGGCGCCTCACCTCCTACCTGAGTGGCTACCACGGCGAGGACGGGGGCCATGAGGGGCTGCCGGCGCCCATGGAGGCGGAGGCCTACGAGGACGACGTGCTGGGCCCCGGGGCGCGGGCCGCCGCCGGGGAGCTGCTGCCCTTGTCCTTCCGCAGCCCCGCGGCCTTCCCCGCCAAGGGCCCCGGGCCCGGCTCGGGCGGCGACGGCTCGGAGCGCGAGGGCCCCGAGGAGGCGGGCCTGGCCAAGCCGGACCCGCTCCGCCCGCGCCCGAACCCGCTGGTGCAGCGCAGCTCGCGCCTGCGCTCCTCGCTCATCTTCAGCGCGGCGCAGGCCGAGGGCgccggcggggccggggcgggcgccGCCGAGAAGGTGCAGCTGCTGCACAAGGAGCAGACGGTCAGCGAGACGCTGGGCCCCGGCGGCCAGGCCGTGCGCTCCGCCTCCACCAAGGTGGCCGAGCTCCTGGAGAAGTACAAGGGCCCGGCCCGCGACCCCGCGGGCGCGGAGGGCGCTGTCACCAGCCACCGCAGGGCGGTCGTGGCCCAGGCGTGGCGCGAGGAGGCGGCGGCGCCCGGTGGCGCGGGAGGGGAGCGCCGCAGCCTCGAGAGCTGCCTGCTCGACCTGCGCGAGTCGTTCGCGCAGCGGCTGCACCAGGAGGCCCAGCAGCAGCCGGGAGGCGCCACGCTCACCGCCACGCACCTGCTCGACACGCTGGGCCGCGGCGGCGCCGACCGCCTGCCCTCGCGCTTCCTCGCCGCGCAGGGGGGCGCGGCCTCCCCACCCGGGCGCGGCAGCCCCCCGCCCGAGGCGCCCCAGCCTGAGCCCAAGggcagccccggccccgcccacGCGGAGCGCAGGGGCAGCCCCACAGCCGGGCTTCCCGGGCGGAGGGGCAGCCCGAGCCCCGGGCTCCCGGAGCAGAAGGGGAGCCCCAGCCCCGCCCACCCGGAGCGCAGGGGCAGCCCGGGGCCCCCCGTGCCCGAGCGCAAGGGCAGCCTCACCCTCGTCTTCCCCGGGGAGTCCCCGAAGACCGGGCCCGCGGAGGAGGCGGCGGGCGGCCCCATGGAGGTCTTGCGCAAAGGCTCCCTGCGCCTCCGGCAGCTGCTGAGCCCCCGCGGCGAGCGGCGGCCGGAGGACGAGGGCGGCTGCCCCGTGCCGCAGGAGAACGGGCAGCCCGAGAGCCCGCGGCGGCCGTCGCTGGGCCGCGGCGACAGCACCGAGGCTGCTGCGGGAGAGGAGTGGGGCTCGCGGGCACGCGTGGCCTCGGCCACGGCCAACGCGCTCTACAGCAGCAACCTGCGGGACGACACGAAGGCCATCCTGGAGCAGATCAGCGGCCACGGCCAGAAGCACCGCGGGGTCCCCGCCGCCGCCCACGCCAGCCCCGAGCTCGGCCGCCCGCCAGCCGCCGGCGGCCTGACGCCCGACATGTCCGAGAAGGACAAGTGCTCGGCCATCTTCCGCTCGGACGGCCTGGGGATGCAGGGCCGCCTGAGCCGCACGCTGCCCGCCAGCACCGAGGAGCGGGACTGCCTGCTGCGCCGCATGGAGAGCATGCGCAAGGAGAAGCGCGTCTACAGCCGCTTCGAGGTCTTCTGCAACAAAGGGGAGGGCAGCGgccccggggcgggggagggcgcgGCCGAGGACACCAGGGACAGCAAGGTGGGCAAGTTCATGCCCAAGATCCTGGGCACGCTCAGGGGCAAGAAGTGA
- the FAM83H gene encoding protein FAM83H isoform X2, translated as MGRRYGQRWAWASAKAVAPQMRQPQTLRPQQTPSQVPSPNMARRSQSSSQGDNPLAPGYLPPHYKEYYRLAVDALAEGGPEAYSRFLASEGAPAFLCPEELEHVSRHLQPPQHAAREHPDGSPPDVDMDGSSGTYWPVNSDQAVPELDLGWPLIYGFPGTEVTTLVQPPPPDSPSIKEEARRMIRSAQQVVAVVMDMFTDVDLLGELLEVAARRVPVYVLLDEMNAQHFLDMAEKCRVNLHLVDFLRVRTVAGPTYYCRTGKSFKGHVKEKFLLVDCVAVMSGSYSFMWSFEKIHRSLAHVFQGELVSSFDEEFRILFAQSEPLVPAAGALARTDTYALAPYGGAGPLVGMGGPGLGAPTPFSFAKRAHLLFQPPREEGLGFPSFLDPDRHFLSAFRREEQPRVPGGALEPHGGLRPLSRRLDVEAGPGGEPGGPRGLFQARHLELDALKRHCYTAADGAGAVENFAAARQVSRQTFLSHGDDLRFQTSHFQRDQVYQQHYQWDPQLAPARPQGLFEKLRAGRPGFGPPEDAALGGGPRFPELGADAHLRLDYVPSSASREVRHGSDPAFGPGPLGLEPGGPQRPNLGLRFPCQAAARAGLEAAPEAEPEPRAGPEGRAGLRHWRLTSYLSGYHGEDGGHEGLPAPMEAEAYEDDVLGPGARAAAGELLPLSFRSPAAFPAKGPGPGSGGDGSEREGPEEAGLAKPDPLRPRPNPLVQRSSRLRSSLIFSAAQAEGAGGAGAGAAEKVQLLHKEQTVSETLGPGGQAVRSASTKVAELLEKYKGPARDPAGAEGAVTSHRRAVVAQAWREEAAAPGGAGGERRSLESCLLDLRESFAQRLHQEAQQQPGGATLTATHLLDTLGRGGADRLPSRFLAAQGGAASPPGRGSPPPEAPQPEPKGSPGPAHAERRGSPTAGLPGRRGSPSPGLPEQKGSPSPAHPERRGSPGPPVPERKGSLTLVFPGESPKTGPAEEAAGGPMEVLRKGSLRLRQLLSPRGERRPEDEGGCPVPQENGQPESPRRPSLGRGDSTEAAAGEEWGSRARVASATANALYSSNLRDDTKAILEQISGHGQKHRGVPAAAHASPELGRPPAAGGLTPDMSEKDKCSAIFRSDGLGMQGRLSRTLPASTEERDCLLRRMESMRKEKRVYSRFEVFCNKGEGSGPGAGEGAAEDTRDSKVGKFMPKILGTLRGKK; from the exons ATGGGGAGGAGGTATGGCCAGAGGTGGGCGTGGGCCAGTGCCAAGGCTGTGGCCCCCCAGATGCGGCAGCCACAAACCCTACGTCCTCAGCAAACCCCGTCCCAG gtcCCCAGCCCCAACATGGCCCGTCGCTCCCAGAGCTCCTCACAGGGGGACAACCCGCTGGCCCCCGGGTACCTGCCACCTCATTACAAAGAGTACTACcgcctggcagtggacgcgctggcCGAGGGCGGGCCAGAGGCCTACAGCCGCTTCCTGGCGTCCGAGGGGGCCCCCGCCTTCCTGTGCCCCGAGGAGCTGGAGCACGTGAGCCGCCACCTGCAGCCCCCGCAGCACGCTGCCCGGGAGCACCCCGACGGCAGCCCCCCTGACGTGGACATGGACGGCTCCTCTGGCACCTACTGGCCCGTGAACTCCGACCAGGCCGTGCCCGAGCTCGACCTGGGCTGGCCCCTGATCTACGGCTTCCCGGGCACCGAGGTCACCACGCTGGTGCAGCCGCCGCCCCCCGACAGCCCCAGCATCAAGGAGGAGGCTCGCAGGATGATCCGCTCCGCCCAGCAG GTGGTGGCCGTGGTGATGGACATGTTCACCGACGTGGACCTGCTCGGCGAGCTGCTCGAGGTGGCCGCGCGCCGCGTTCCCGTCTACGTCCTGCTGGACGAGATGAACGCGCAGCACTTCCTGGACATGGCGGAGAAGTGCCGCGTCAACCTGCACCTGGTGGAT TTCCTGCGCGTGCGCACAGTGGCCGGCCCCACCTACTACTGCCGCACGGGGAAGTCCTTCAAGGGCCACGTGAAGGAGAAGTTCCTGCTGGTGGACTGCGTGGCCGTGATGAGCGGGAGCTACAG CTTCATGTGGTCCTTCGAGAAGATCCACCGCAGCCTGGCCCACGTGTTCCAGGGCGAGCTGGTCTCCAGTTTCGACGAGGAGTTCCGCATCCTCTTTGCCCAGTCGGAGCCGCTGGTGCCCGCGGCCGGGGCGCTGGCCCGCACGGACACCTACGCCCTGGCTCCCTACGGGGGTGCGGGGCCCCTCGTGGGCATGGGCGGCCCGGGGCTCGGGGCGCCCACCCCCTTCTCCTTCGCCAAGCGAGCGCACCTCCTGTTCCAGCCGCCCCGCGAAGAGGGCTTGGGCTTCCCGTCGTTCCTCGACCCCGACCGCCACTTCCTGTCGGCCTTCCGCCGGGAGGAGCAGCCGCGCGTGCCCGGGGGCGCCCTGGAGCCGCACGGGGGGCTGCGGCCGCTGTCCCGGCGGCTGGACGTcgaggcggggccgggcggggagcCGGGGGGCCCGCGCGGCCTCTTCCAGGCGCGGCACCTGGAGCTGGACGCCTTGAAGCGGCACTGCTACACCGCGGCCGACGGCGCGGGTGCCGTGGAGAACTTCGCGGCCGCGCGGCAGGTGTCGCGCCAGACCTTCCTCAGCCACGGCGACGACCTGCGCTTCCAGACCAGCCACTTCCAGCGCGACCAGGTCTACCAGCAGCACTACCAGTGGGACCCGCAGCTCGCGCCCGCGCGCCCGCAGGGCCTGTTCGAGAAGCTGCGCGCGGGCCGCCCCGGCTTCGGCCCACCCGAGGACGCAGCGCTGGGCGGCGGGCCGCGCTTCCCCGAGCTGGGCGCCGACGCGCACCTGCGGCTGGACTACGTCCCTTCCAGCGCGTCCCGCGAGGTGCGCCACGGCTCGGACCCCGCCTTCGGGCCCGGCCCCCTCGGCCTGGAGCCCGGCGGCCCGCAGCGCCCCAACCTGGGCCTGCGCTTCCCGTGCCAGGCGGCAGCGCGGGCCGGCCTGGAGGCGGCGCCGGAGGCCGAGCCCGAGCCCAGGGCCGGGCCCGAGGGGCGGGCCGGGCTGCGGCACTGGCGCCTCACCTCCTACCTGAGTGGCTACCACGGCGAGGACGGGGGCCATGAGGGGCTGCCGGCGCCCATGGAGGCGGAGGCCTACGAGGACGACGTGCTGGGCCCCGGGGCGCGGGCCGCCGCCGGGGAGCTGCTGCCCTTGTCCTTCCGCAGCCCCGCGGCCTTCCCCGCCAAGGGCCCCGGGCCCGGCTCGGGCGGCGACGGCTCGGAGCGCGAGGGCCCCGAGGAGGCGGGCCTGGCCAAGCCGGACCCGCTCCGCCCGCGCCCGAACCCGCTGGTGCAGCGCAGCTCGCGCCTGCGCTCCTCGCTCATCTTCAGCGCGGCGCAGGCCGAGGGCgccggcggggccggggcgggcgccGCCGAGAAGGTGCAGCTGCTGCACAAGGAGCAGACGGTCAGCGAGACGCTGGGCCCCGGCGGCCAGGCCGTGCGCTCCGCCTCCACCAAGGTGGCCGAGCTCCTGGAGAAGTACAAGGGCCCGGCCCGCGACCCCGCGGGCGCGGAGGGCGCTGTCACCAGCCACCGCAGGGCGGTCGTGGCCCAGGCGTGGCGCGAGGAGGCGGCGGCGCCCGGTGGCGCGGGAGGGGAGCGCCGCAGCCTCGAGAGCTGCCTGCTCGACCTGCGCGAGTCGTTCGCGCAGCGGCTGCACCAGGAGGCCCAGCAGCAGCCGGGAGGCGCCACGCTCACCGCCACGCACCTGCTCGACACGCTGGGCCGCGGCGGCGCCGACCGCCTGCCCTCGCGCTTCCTCGCCGCGCAGGGGGGCGCGGCCTCCCCACCCGGGCGCGGCAGCCCCCCGCCCGAGGCGCCCCAGCCTGAGCCCAAGggcagccccggccccgcccacGCGGAGCGCAGGGGCAGCCCCACAGCCGGGCTTCCCGGGCGGAGGGGCAGCCCGAGCCCCGGGCTCCCGGAGCAGAAGGGGAGCCCCAGCCCCGCCCACCCGGAGCGCAGGGGCAGCCCGGGGCCCCCCGTGCCCGAGCGCAAGGGCAGCCTCACCCTCGTCTTCCCCGGGGAGTCCCCGAAGACCGGGCCCGCGGAGGAGGCGGCGGGCGGCCCCATGGAGGTCTTGCGCAAAGGCTCCCTGCGCCTCCGGCAGCTGCTGAGCCCCCGCGGCGAGCGGCGGCCGGAGGACGAGGGCGGCTGCCCCGTGCCGCAGGAGAACGGGCAGCCCGAGAGCCCGCGGCGGCCGTCGCTGGGCCGCGGCGACAGCACCGAGGCTGCTGCGGGAGAGGAGTGGGGCTCGCGGGCACGCGTGGCCTCGGCCACGGCCAACGCGCTCTACAGCAGCAACCTGCGGGACGACACGAAGGCCATCCTGGAGCAGATCAGCGGCCACGGCCAGAAGCACCGCGGGGTCCCCGCCGCCGCCCACGCCAGCCCCGAGCTCGGCCGCCCGCCAGCCGCCGGCGGCCTGACGCCCGACATGTCCGAGAAGGACAAGTGCTCGGCCATCTTCCGCTCGGACGGCCTGGGGATGCAGGGCCGCCTGAGCCGCACGCTGCCCGCCAGCACCGAGGAGCGGGACTGCCTGCTGCGCCGCATGGAGAGCATGCGCAAGGAGAAGCGCGTCTACAGCCGCTTCGAGGTCTTCTGCAACAAAGGGGAGGGCAGCGgccccggggcgggggagggcgcgGCCGAGGACACCAGGGACAGCAAGGTGGGCAAGTTCATGCCCAAGATCCTGGGCACGCTCAGGGGCAAGAAGTGA
- the FAM83H gene encoding protein FAM83H isoform X3, giving the protein MARRSQSSSQGDNPLAPGYLPPHYKEYYRLAVDALAEGGPEAYSRFLASEGAPAFLCPEELEHVSRHLQPPQHAAREHPDGSPPDVDMDGSSGTYWPVNSDQAVPELDLGWPLIYGFPGTEVTTLVQPPPPDSPSIKEEARRMIRSAQQVVAVVMDMFTDVDLLGELLEVAARRVPVYVLLDEMNAQHFLDMAEKCRVNLHLVDFLRVRTVAGPTYYCRTGKSFKGHVKEKFLLVDCVAVMSGSYSFMWSFEKIHRSLAHVFQGELVSSFDEEFRILFAQSEPLVPAAGALARTDTYALAPYGGAGPLVGMGGPGLGAPTPFSFAKRAHLLFQPPREEGLGFPSFLDPDRHFLSAFRREEQPRVPGGALEPHGGLRPLSRRLDVEAGPGGEPGGPRGLFQARHLELDALKRHCYTAADGAGAVENFAAARQVSRQTFLSHGDDLRFQTSHFQRDQVYQQHYQWDPQLAPARPQGLFEKLRAGRPGFGPPEDAALGGGPRFPELGADAHLRLDYVPSSASREVRHGSDPAFGPGPLGLEPGGPQRPNLGLRFPCQAAARAGLEAAPEAEPEPRAGPEGRAGLRHWRLTSYLSGYHGEDGGHEGLPAPMEAEAYEDDVLGPGARAAAGELLPLSFRSPAAFPAKGPGPGSGGDGSEREGPEEAGLAKPDPLRPRPNPLVQRSSRLRSSLIFSAAQAEGAGGAGAGAAEKVQLLHKEQTVSETLGPGGQAVRSASTKVAELLEKYKGPARDPAGAEGAVTSHRRAVVAQAWREEAAAPGGAGGERRSLESCLLDLRESFAQRLHQEAQQQPGGATLTATHLLDTLGRGGADRLPSRFLAAQGGAASPPGRGSPPPEAPQPEPKGSPGPAHAERRGSPTAGLPGRRGSPSPGLPEQKGSPSPAHPERRGSPGPPVPERKGSLTLVFPGESPKTGPAEEAAGGPMEVLRKGSLRLRQLLSPRGERRPEDEGGCPVPQENGQPESPRRPSLGRGDSTEAAAGEEWGSRARVASATANALYSSNLRDDTKAILEQISGHGQKHRGVPAAAHASPELGRPPAAGGLTPDMSEKDKCSAIFRSDGLGMQGRLSRTLPASTEERDCLLRRMESMRKEKRVYSRFEVFCNKGEGSGPGAGEGAAEDTRDSKVGKFMPKILGTLRGKK; this is encoded by the exons ATGGCCCGTCGCTCCCAGAGCTCCTCACAGGGGGACAACCCGCTGGCCCCCGGGTACCTGCCACCTCATTACAAAGAGTACTACcgcctggcagtggacgcgctggcCGAGGGCGGGCCAGAGGCCTACAGCCGCTTCCTGGCGTCCGAGGGGGCCCCCGCCTTCCTGTGCCCCGAGGAGCTGGAGCACGTGAGCCGCCACCTGCAGCCCCCGCAGCACGCTGCCCGGGAGCACCCCGACGGCAGCCCCCCTGACGTGGACATGGACGGCTCCTCTGGCACCTACTGGCCCGTGAACTCCGACCAGGCCGTGCCCGAGCTCGACCTGGGCTGGCCCCTGATCTACGGCTTCCCGGGCACCGAGGTCACCACGCTGGTGCAGCCGCCGCCCCCCGACAGCCCCAGCATCAAGGAGGAGGCTCGCAGGATGATCCGCTCCGCCCAGCAG GTGGTGGCCGTGGTGATGGACATGTTCACCGACGTGGACCTGCTCGGCGAGCTGCTCGAGGTGGCCGCGCGCCGCGTTCCCGTCTACGTCCTGCTGGACGAGATGAACGCGCAGCACTTCCTGGACATGGCGGAGAAGTGCCGCGTCAACCTGCACCTGGTGGAT TTCCTGCGCGTGCGCACAGTGGCCGGCCCCACCTACTACTGCCGCACGGGGAAGTCCTTCAAGGGCCACGTGAAGGAGAAGTTCCTGCTGGTGGACTGCGTGGCCGTGATGAGCGGGAGCTACAG CTTCATGTGGTCCTTCGAGAAGATCCACCGCAGCCTGGCCCACGTGTTCCAGGGCGAGCTGGTCTCCAGTTTCGACGAGGAGTTCCGCATCCTCTTTGCCCAGTCGGAGCCGCTGGTGCCCGCGGCCGGGGCGCTGGCCCGCACGGACACCTACGCCCTGGCTCCCTACGGGGGTGCGGGGCCCCTCGTGGGCATGGGCGGCCCGGGGCTCGGGGCGCCCACCCCCTTCTCCTTCGCCAAGCGAGCGCACCTCCTGTTCCAGCCGCCCCGCGAAGAGGGCTTGGGCTTCCCGTCGTTCCTCGACCCCGACCGCCACTTCCTGTCGGCCTTCCGCCGGGAGGAGCAGCCGCGCGTGCCCGGGGGCGCCCTGGAGCCGCACGGGGGGCTGCGGCCGCTGTCCCGGCGGCTGGACGTcgaggcggggccgggcggggagcCGGGGGGCCCGCGCGGCCTCTTCCAGGCGCGGCACCTGGAGCTGGACGCCTTGAAGCGGCACTGCTACACCGCGGCCGACGGCGCGGGTGCCGTGGAGAACTTCGCGGCCGCGCGGCAGGTGTCGCGCCAGACCTTCCTCAGCCACGGCGACGACCTGCGCTTCCAGACCAGCCACTTCCAGCGCGACCAGGTCTACCAGCAGCACTACCAGTGGGACCCGCAGCTCGCGCCCGCGCGCCCGCAGGGCCTGTTCGAGAAGCTGCGCGCGGGCCGCCCCGGCTTCGGCCCACCCGAGGACGCAGCGCTGGGCGGCGGGCCGCGCTTCCCCGAGCTGGGCGCCGACGCGCACCTGCGGCTGGACTACGTCCCTTCCAGCGCGTCCCGCGAGGTGCGCCACGGCTCGGACCCCGCCTTCGGGCCCGGCCCCCTCGGCCTGGAGCCCGGCGGCCCGCAGCGCCCCAACCTGGGCCTGCGCTTCCCGTGCCAGGCGGCAGCGCGGGCCGGCCTGGAGGCGGCGCCGGAGGCCGAGCCCGAGCCCAGGGCCGGGCCCGAGGGGCGGGCCGGGCTGCGGCACTGGCGCCTCACCTCCTACCTGAGTGGCTACCACGGCGAGGACGGGGGCCATGAGGGGCTGCCGGCGCCCATGGAGGCGGAGGCCTACGAGGACGACGTGCTGGGCCCCGGGGCGCGGGCCGCCGCCGGGGAGCTGCTGCCCTTGTCCTTCCGCAGCCCCGCGGCCTTCCCCGCCAAGGGCCCCGGGCCCGGCTCGGGCGGCGACGGCTCGGAGCGCGAGGGCCCCGAGGAGGCGGGCCTGGCCAAGCCGGACCCGCTCCGCCCGCGCCCGAACCCGCTGGTGCAGCGCAGCTCGCGCCTGCGCTCCTCGCTCATCTTCAGCGCGGCGCAGGCCGAGGGCgccggcggggccggggcgggcgccGCCGAGAAGGTGCAGCTGCTGCACAAGGAGCAGACGGTCAGCGAGACGCTGGGCCCCGGCGGCCAGGCCGTGCGCTCCGCCTCCACCAAGGTGGCCGAGCTCCTGGAGAAGTACAAGGGCCCGGCCCGCGACCCCGCGGGCGCGGAGGGCGCTGTCACCAGCCACCGCAGGGCGGTCGTGGCCCAGGCGTGGCGCGAGGAGGCGGCGGCGCCCGGTGGCGCGGGAGGGGAGCGCCGCAGCCTCGAGAGCTGCCTGCTCGACCTGCGCGAGTCGTTCGCGCAGCGGCTGCACCAGGAGGCCCAGCAGCAGCCGGGAGGCGCCACGCTCACCGCCACGCACCTGCTCGACACGCTGGGCCGCGGCGGCGCCGACCGCCTGCCCTCGCGCTTCCTCGCCGCGCAGGGGGGCGCGGCCTCCCCACCCGGGCGCGGCAGCCCCCCGCCCGAGGCGCCCCAGCCTGAGCCCAAGggcagccccggccccgcccacGCGGAGCGCAGGGGCAGCCCCACAGCCGGGCTTCCCGGGCGGAGGGGCAGCCCGAGCCCCGGGCTCCCGGAGCAGAAGGGGAGCCCCAGCCCCGCCCACCCGGAGCGCAGGGGCAGCCCGGGGCCCCCCGTGCCCGAGCGCAAGGGCAGCCTCACCCTCGTCTTCCCCGGGGAGTCCCCGAAGACCGGGCCCGCGGAGGAGGCGGCGGGCGGCCCCATGGAGGTCTTGCGCAAAGGCTCCCTGCGCCTCCGGCAGCTGCTGAGCCCCCGCGGCGAGCGGCGGCCGGAGGACGAGGGCGGCTGCCCCGTGCCGCAGGAGAACGGGCAGCCCGAGAGCCCGCGGCGGCCGTCGCTGGGCCGCGGCGACAGCACCGAGGCTGCTGCGGGAGAGGAGTGGGGCTCGCGGGCACGCGTGGCCTCGGCCACGGCCAACGCGCTCTACAGCAGCAACCTGCGGGACGACACGAAGGCCATCCTGGAGCAGATCAGCGGCCACGGCCAGAAGCACCGCGGGGTCCCCGCCGCCGCCCACGCCAGCCCCGAGCTCGGCCGCCCGCCAGCCGCCGGCGGCCTGACGCCCGACATGTCCGAGAAGGACAAGTGCTCGGCCATCTTCCGCTCGGACGGCCTGGGGATGCAGGGCCGCCTGAGCCGCACGCTGCCCGCCAGCACCGAGGAGCGGGACTGCCTGCTGCGCCGCATGGAGAGCATGCGCAAGGAGAAGCGCGTCTACAGCCGCTTCGAGGTCTTCTGCAACAAAGGGGAGGGCAGCGgccccggggcgggggagggcgcgGCCGAGGACACCAGGGACAGCAAGGTGGGCAAGTTCATGCCCAAGATCCTGGGCACGCTCAGGGGCAAGAAGTGA